Sequence from the Spirochaetae bacterium HGW-Spirochaetae-1 genome:
GTGGGTGCCGTGTCCCTGTCCCATAACGGCGTGCTCTTCCTGGACGAGCTGGTGGAATTCAAGCACCACGTTATTCAGGCCCTGCGGCAGCCCCTGGAGGATTATGAAATCACCGTGGCCAGGGCCCATGGGTCATTCACCTTCCCGGCCGACTTTATGCTTATCGCTGCCAGCAATCCCTGCAGTTGCGGTTTTCTTTTCGATAAGGAAAACCGCTGCTCATGCACCCCCCTGCGGATAAAAAACCACTTCCAGAAAATCGCCGGTCCCATTCTGGACCGCATCGATCTGGAGGTACTGGTAAACAGGGTGGACTATAAAAGCCTTATGGAAAAAGGAAACTGTGAAAGCTCGGAGCGTATTCGGGAGAGAGTGGATAGAGCCCGGGGCATACAGGCCCACCGATTTAAAGGAAACGCCACGCGGTATAATTCGCGCATGACCACCGAAGAAACCAGGGAACACTGCCGACTCGATACGGATTCTGAAAAAATACTTGAGCAGGCCCTGAAGTCACTGCGGCTCACGGCGCGCACATATTACAAAATTCTGAAAATCAGCAGAACCATTGCCGACCTCCATGAATGCCCCGTAATAGAAAAAAGCCATGTTCTCGAGGCCCTTTCCTATAAAAATCTTCAACGGAACTATGAGCACTACTAAAAAAGACATTCTACTGTTGCATAATTGCTACACTGTCCATTAATTCCACACTTTCTATAACAAAAACGCTCTCACCTTCCAACAAAAACAAGCATTATGTCTCATTAAAACATTAATATTAAAAATAAAACAGTCTATGCGTATTAATTCTTTGTTTTTAGTAACCATTTTTCATGCTTTAACTATTTATTTACAAAAAATTAACTCAATCTTTATCTTTACAAGCAAAGAAATAGCATTTGGCACAGAACATGCATATTATATCTCCTATACAACTTATTCTGAAAAAATTTATTTCCAAATATACGGAGGAATACCATGAATCAGAGAAATTCCATGAATCAGGCTTACATCAGAATTGGCGAGGAGACCCTGAACCTTGCTCAGTTCATCACAAAAGTGAAAAATTATGATGTTGAGCTGACCAGAGGAGAAATTCTGTCAGTCATCAGGACTGCCCAGGAATTAAGCCCAGCTGATGTTTCTCAAATTCTCAACACTGTCAAGCAGACCTACCACGTCAACATGTCGCTCTAAAAAGCGTTCAGTTTAAACCGCTAAAACATAAAGGACACAGGTGTTCACAGGAATCAATATCCACGTGAAGCACTTGTGTCCATGTCTGCATCCATCCTAACCTGAAACACTGATCCAGAATCAGGCCCGGAACAAAATCAATTGCAGGGCATAGTCATGCACCGCCGGACTTTTTATCCGAGGTCGACACTGCAGTGTGCAAAAATTTCAGGCTTTAATACAGCGTACGGAGTGACCCGGGGATATTTCCCGCAGGACAACAGCATCGCTGAGGCATTCTTCTGTCCTCAGGTGACAACGGGGATAAAACACGCAGCCCTGGGGAATCGATGAAATGGTGGGAACAATACCCGGTATGGTCCTGAGGCGGTCCCTGGTTTCCCCGACACGGGGAATCGCCTCGAAAAGCCCCCTGGTATAGGGGTGCCCGGGGTTGGAGAAAATATCCCCGGTTTTCCCTGTCTCGACAATTTCCCCGGCGTACATAATGGCAATATTGTCGGCGATATTAGCTACAATCCCCAGGTCATGAGTGATCAGCAGGAGAGACATGTTCTTTTTCTGCTGAATTTCAAGAAGGAGGTCCAGGATCTGGGCCTGGATGGTTACGTCCAGGGCCGTGGTAGGCTCATCGGCAATGAGCACCGATGGTGAGGCCGAGAGGGCCATGGCTATCATTACCCGCTGCCGCATGCCGCCGGAAAATTCATGGGGATAGGAGTCAAAACGCTTTTCCGCATTGGGGATCCCCACGAGACCCAGCATTTCAATAGTCAGGTCTCTGGCATCTTTCTTCGCCGCACCGGAATGAAGCATGATACTTTCCGATATCTGAAAGCCTATGGAAAAAACAGGATTGAGCGAGGTCATGGGCTCCTGGAAGATCATGGCGATGTCCTTACCCCGTATGGATCTCACCTCTTCACTGGTCATAGCGACGATATTTCTTCCGCCGTAGATGACTTCTCCCGAAATAATTTCGCCCGGCGGGCTCACAAGCCGCAGGATAGAAAAAGCCGTGACTGACTTTCCACAGCCCGATTCACCCACCAGCCCCAGGGTTTCACCCCGGGCCAGGGAAAAGGATACATCGCGCACGGCCATGACTTCCCTTTCGGAAAGATGAAAGGTCACGCCCAGGTTCCGCACCTGTAGTAATGTATCGATGGCATTTGACATGAAATTCAGGTAATATTCCTGCTGGTCCTGGTCACTTCAAATCCCTCCTTTTCAAGGGATTCCTGCAGGGAATCGATATCTGCATCCCCGGTAAGACATTTATACAGCATGGCATTCTTATATGCAAGCACTTCCGCTTTTCGCACAAATACCACCTCGAGTTTTCCCTGATCGACCTGTTCCGCCCTTTTTTCACTGGTCACGGCAAAGACGATCTTTGCTATCCCGTTCTTTTTGAGCTCGCTGATAAACGTGGTCAGTTCACTGTATACTTTCTGTCCGGCCATTTCATACCCTTCTTATTATTTAGGAACATTCCTTCCCTTGACACGAAGTTCCTGTCCATTGAAATCCATCACATAATACTGGCTGTTCTGCTGATATTTTTCCGCAACCCTGAAACCGCCGCATCCGGCATTGACATAACTGATATTGTCAATTTTACATTCAAAATAACGTTCATTGTCGCCGGAAATAACGGCCTTTACAGGATAGGTCCTGAACAGTCCATGCAATTCCGGACACAGAGGTGCATGCTCCCCGCCCTGCCTGGCCTTTTTCACCAGAAAGTCATGGGTCAGCACAATGATTGCCGCTGTCCTCCGGTTTACTTTCAAATCCCCTTTCAGCCAGTCCAGTACATCGGCGTTAACGGGTGAATCACCTTTCCCCCGTGTTTCCATTACGATAAAATGCGTTGTCCCGTAATTAAAGGAGTAGAAGGCCTTCCTTCCTGTCCGCTGCTCATACACGGTATGAGTATTATTATAGAGATCCATCTCACCGGGGATAGTATAGAGAATCGAATCAAGGCGCCCCATCACGGCAAGGAACCTGTCGAACTGCCGGTTAAGATCCGTTTCACGTATTCCCATCCAGTCATTCCCGCCGTGAATCATATCGCCGGTGTGAACAAGAAAAAGGGGATTTTCACGGTTGATTGACTGAATTGTCCTGACCAGGACATCATCGGACCATTTATAGGGAGAATCAGGATAGGTATTCCCCGTGACGGCAAATCGAAAGGAATCCGGCGCCGGTAGTATCCGGCCCATGGTGCATCGTACTGCTCCCAATACCGGCAGGACCAAAAGTATGCATGCGACGCAATGCCGCAGTGACAGGATAAATCCCTTCCCTGATTTCATAAACAGAAAATTAATCCGGCGTTCACGATCCCTTTTACAACCTCAGAAAATCCGTGGGATGCGCCTGGCAGATTTCCTTCACACTTCCCCGTACGCGTTTCAGCACGGACTCATCCTCCATGTTCTCGCATATGTCGGCGATAAGGGTTCCGATCTTTTTAAAATCGTCCTCTTTCAGACCGCGTGTCGTAAGAGCCGGGCTGCCGAGACGGATACCGCTGGTGACAAAAGGCGATTTATCGTCGAAGGGAACTCCGTTTTTATTGCAGGTAATGCCGGCCTCGTCGAGACGGTTAGCGGCATCCTTGCCCGTGATGTTTTTATTTCGCAGATCCACGAGCATGAGATGATTGTCCGTTCCACCCGAGGTGATGTTGAATCCCCGGGACATGAGCGATTCAGCCAGGACCGCCGCATTCTTTATTACCTGTTTCTGGTAGTCTTTAAACGAAGGCTCCAGCGCTTCCTTGAATGCCACGGCCTTTGCTGCGATACTGTGCATCTGGGGCCCGCCCTGTGTTCCAGGGAAGAGGAATTTGTTGACATCCTTCTCGTACTCTTCCTTTGCAAGAATGACGCCGCCCCGGGGACCGCGAAGGGTCTTGTGGGTGGTCATGGTGACAAAATCGGCCAGGGGAACCGGCGATGGATGAAGACCCGCAGCCACGAGGCCCGCTATATGGGCGATATCCACCATGAGCTTGGCACCAACCTCGCGGGCTATTTCACTGAATTTCTCAAAATCAATTATGCGGGGATATGCCGATGCCCCGGCTATGATCAGTTTCGGTTTATGTTCACGGGCGACCCGGGCCACCTCATCATAATCGATGAGATTGGTGTCGCGGGTAACGCCGTATGATACCACGTTAAAATAGAGGCCCGAGAAATTAACAGGTGAACCGTGGGAAAGATGGCCTCCATGGGAGAGGTTCATCCCCATGTAGGTATCGCCGGGTTTTACCAGCGACATCATGACCGACATATTTGCCTGAGCCCCGCTGTGGGGCTGAACATTGGCATAGTCGGCGCCGAAAAGCTTTTTGATTCTTTCAATGGCCAGGCTTTCCACCTCATCAACGTGGCGGCAACCGTTATAATAACGCTTTCCGGGATACCCCTCGGCATATTTATTTGTCATGGTCGATGACGATGCCTCGAGAACGGCCCGGGAAACATAATTCTCCGAGGCTATGAGAATAAGGCTCTCCTCCTGACGTTTATTTTCATCCTGCAGGATGCGGTACACATCGGAGTCCGTCTGTTTCAGGGAATAATCCTTGTTCATATATGTTCCTCCATTACGATAAATTTCTGGACAGTCAACCCGGGATCAGCCCTGCAAAAAGGCCCGGTTGCGGTTTTTGGAAAGGTTCGATTCCACCATGATGAAATTACGCCATATGTCAATAGAAAATCTCGACGAAAGGAAAATTTCAAACGCAATCCGCCTTAGTTCCGGGTAATTGAAGCCTTTGCCACACCGGTAAGCCCCCCCCGAATTATTCAGAAAAGTCCCCGGCATGTGCTTTCGCCGCCCCCATGGGGGCTCAGAATGTTTTTATTTATGGTCACCGAATATATTAACCCCCTTTGGAGGTGGTGACTGATGGTATGAACCTGAAAAAGTACATACACCGGGGGCCGGGAATACTATAATTGAGAAAAATAACTGGACATAAATGTCATCCAGCCTTTTTATTTGCAGGTATATACCCATGGAGAAAAACAATGCAATTTAAGGAAAAGCTTCCCCTGTACCTTCTGGCCGAAATTACATCGATTCTGAGAGCGGAAAACGGGTGCGCCTGGGACCGGGAGCAGACCAGCCAGTCCCTGAAACCCTACCTCATAGAGGAGTCCTATGAACTCTATGATGCAATTGAGTCAGGCGATGCAGACCATATACGCGAGGAACTTGGTGACCTCCTCTACCAGATTTATGCCCACGCCCAGATAGCCATGGAAGAAAGCCGCTTCACCATCGATGATGTGGCATCGGACATCTCCCGTAAACTGATCCGCCGGCACCCCCACGTTTTCGGAAACGAAGAAGCACGTACATCGGGTGAGGTCATGGAGCAGTGGGAAAAAATAAAAAAGGTGGAAAAGTCTCACCGGGAATCCATTCTTGACGGCGTTCCCAAACACCTGCCGGCCCTGTTGAAGGCCTACCGCATCCAGCAGAAGGCATCGCGTATCGGTTTTGACTGGGAAAAGATCGATGATGTCTTCAAAAAAATCTACGAGGAAATAGACGAGTTCAAAGAAGCCCTGGAGAAAAAGGACATGCACAACATGACCGAGGAGGCCGGGGACCTGCTTTTCAGCATTGTCAACGTGCTTCGCTTCGTGAAAATAAATCCCGAAGAGGCCCTGCAGAAAACCGTGAACAAATTTATCACACGGTTCAGGCACATCGAGAAGCGCACCGGAGAAATGGGCAGGGCCATGGAAGACATGACCCTGAAGGAACTCGACGAACTCTGGGATGAGGCGAAAAGACAGTAATTATGCTTTACAACAAAAAGATAGTGCCCCAGTATTCACTTTGCGAATCGTCAGCTCCGATTCCATGCACTGCGCTTGAAAATATCGAACATAAACATGTTATTCCTGAAGAAGAGGTTATCCCGCTGTGAAAAAAAACAAGGAATTCAATTTTGATCTGAAACAGATCCGCTCATTTCTTGAAATTATCCAGGAAAACAGTTTCACCAAGGCCTCACGGAAACTGAAGATCGGCCAGGCCACTATCAGCCATCACATCAACCTGCTGGAAGAAATGCTGGGCGTTGTACTCATGGAGCGGAGCAGCAAGACTTTTTCCGTCACTCCCGAGGGTAAAATATTCAAGAAATTCGCCGAATCCCTGTTCAGCGATGTTGAAAATCTCAAGCGCGATATGTCCAGGGGAGGCTTCGGCGGCGTGACAAAAATCGCCGCCAGCACCATATCTTCCACCTATATTCTTCCTGATGTAGTGGCCTCATTAAAAAAAGAGGACCCGGAACTCTATTTCTCCATCGAGGCAGCCGACAGCCGCGAGGCCATTGAAATGATAAAGGAAGGAAAAGTTGAACTGGGCATCGTGGGTAAAATGCTCAAGCATCCGTCGTTGAATTACTATCACATCTTCAGTGATGAAATCGTGCTTATCGGCGGGAAAAACTCCCCGGCAAGCATATCACTGCAGGAACTTCCCCATATGCCCCTGATTCAGCGTGAAAATGGTTCGGGCACCAGGGACGCCGCGGAGAAGTGTCTCAACGGGCACGATATTGCCCCGTCAGACCTTTCGGTAGTGTACGAATGTTCCACGTCGGAGGGAGTAAAGGAAGCGGTGATTTCCGGAATCGGCATCGCCTTCATCTCACGACTGGCCATTCAGCGTGAACTCCAGCTGAAATCACTGCGGATAATCGGGCTCAACGGCATAACCATCAACCGGGACTTTTACGCCGTCCATGTAAAAAATCGTCATCTCACCGAGGCTGGACGAAAACTGCTCGGTGAGCTGAAGAAGCTGAAATAGCCGCAGCTGTTTATGAAAAAATCCCCGATTTTTTAAGACTGTCGGATATTTCCTTCATATCCGCTTCGCTCATAGTGCCGCCGCCGAAACGTGTTGCATAGAGCCGGTCCCTGATTTTATCCAGCTCATCACCGGGAACCTTCAGCTTTTTCACCGCCGGTGAGAGTCCGGCTGCATGTCCTAATATCCTGTCCACGGTTTTAAAAAAAAGATCACTGTCCTTTTTGAAAAGGGACGCGGACAGGTCTCTCTCCAGCGATTTCAATACGTCGGACTCCTGTTCCGGCTTCTCTTCTTTTATCGTTTCGCCGCGGGAAATGATACGGTACCGGCGCCTCTCCCATATAACAATACCCGTAATGGAACCGACAACGAGAAGAACAATGATGGCTATATACAGGGGATTGAAATCCACGGAACCCGAAGAGTCGGTGTCAAATCCCATGTGGGGACCGCTCTTTCCTCCGCCTTTCACCTCAAGGAGAATATCCCCGGTCTTCAGAGTATGATACGATTTATCGGCGGGATTGAAATAGGGAAAAATAAATCTCCCGGCATTAACCGATCCTTCCCTTTCCGGTATGACCGTGACAGTGAAGGTCACCTTCCCTTTCAGCGTATCTCCCGATACGGAGATATCCTTCTCCCCTTCTTCCACAAGAACACGCACATCCCTGTCGCCGCCCTCATGCAGGGGTTTGGCCACAAGGTACAGGCTGCCCTCGCCTTCAATAGTAATCGTTGCCCGCTTCTCATTGAAGGCTTTCAGGGTTTCCCTGTCGTAATCAAGCTTCATGGTGAAGGTGCCCACGTTTCCCGGGAAATCAGCGGGCTTCCCCTTTTCAGGCAGGGGAAGGACCTCCAGTGAACCCGTATCAAAAATAATCCGCTTTCTGTCCATCATGCCGAAGAACCCGTCTCTTCTTTCAGCGCTCATGATGACCGAACCGCCTCCCGTTTCAAGTGAACCCGTCTGGGTGGGAATCAGCGCGAAGGTGTACAGGTGCGACCGGATCAGCTCATTGCCGTCCCGGGAGGCCATATCATCGCCGCGATTTTCCTCGATCCTGTTGACCATAAAGCCCCGGGCCTCGGGCTGTTTTTCAATGGCTTCGATGTTGATACTGCCGCCGCCCGATGTCAGCAGGTAATATCGCACCAGGACCGGCTCGCCGAGATATACCTTCTTCTTTGACAGAACGACTTCGGGCATAACCGTTCCTCCACCGCCGCTCGTCGTCCTTCCCGAGGCATTTTTCACAATGAGAGACACTTCCCTTGATTTGATAAATGCGCCATCCTGTTCAAAAACCAGGGGTGGTATTTTATAGGACCCTTTTTTTTCACCGGTAACAGTATAGGTCAGCGACACCCCCTGCCAGGTTTTACCGTTGATAAACTGAAAGCTCCGCTGCATACCCGAATAAGTGATATCAAGGCCGGAAACCCGGGGCACCTGCACCTGCTTCATGTCTCCTGTTCCGGAAGTGATACGGATAGTCAGCGTGGTACTCTCACCCACTTCGATGGCAGACTTGGCAAGGTCCGTTTCTGCCGTTTTTACCTGGGCCTCCGCCACGGCAGCGCACAGGAATATAACAAAAAACATGCTACCAGTTTTTTTCAAGATGTCGCTGATCATCATTGCTCCCCTTCTGTCTCTGTACCGGTTTTTTCTGCATGGACTCGAGCATGTTCCTGATCTGCTCCTTATTCATACGCTGCCCCGCCTTCTGTGAATCATTTTTTTTATCCTGATTTTTGTCCTGATTCTTTTTATCCTGATCTTTCTCATTTTTGTCATTCTTATTTTTCTGGTCGTTGCCGTCGCCGGACTTTTTATCCTGCTTATCCTGTTTATCTTTTTCCTTTTTCTTCAGCATGTATTCGATATTCTTCTTGGCTTTTTCATAACGAGGATCGATCTTCAGGGCATTGATATAGGCGTCAACGGCTTCCCGGTTGTTTCCCATCTTCAGGTAGGTATTGCCCATGTTCAGGAAGGCCTTCTTCTGCACATCGGGATCATCGGACTGCAGGGCCTTTTTATAGTTGGCCAGGGCGCTCTCCATATCGCCCGACATGTAATCGGCATTACCTTTGTTAAAGGCCAGCTTCTTTTTATCCGATTCTCCCGGGGCATAATTTTCAGCTTCCCGGTATTCCTTCCCGGCCTCGGCATATTTCTTTTCATGAAAGAGGCTGTTACCCCGGTCCACCCTGTCACGATAGGGATCGAGCCAGGCCGCTGTCTGGAGCACAAGCAGGCAGAGAATAATGAGTTTTAATTTTCGGTGATATATCATGGCTTTCTTTTCATCTTCATTAGTATACGCCGCAGACGCTCCTTCATTCGCCCCTTCGAACGACCCGATATTTTTCTTTCCGGAAGCATGAGTTCCACGGATAAAAGCGCGAGAAGAAGGGCCGCTACAATTGCAAAGCGTTCTTTCCGTTCTTTTATAATACGGGAACCATAGGCATTGCGCTGCTGGTCCTCGATGATCTCAAGAATAAAGCGGAGATCGGAAAAACCGCCCGTGATGTCCAGGTATGCACCGCCCGTGGCCCCGGCCAGTTGCTTCAGCAGGTCCGCATTCTTACTTGAGCGGATGAGTTTCCCTTCCGTATCCCGGAGATACACCTCGCCGGAGCCCTCGCTCGATTCGCCGGGTATATACTCCCCTTCAGCGCGTCCTACCCCCACAGTGTACACTGACACGCCCAGTTCCTTGAAGGCCTTCATGGCCGGTATGACCGCACCCTCGTTGTCCTCACCGTCGGTTATGACAACAAGTATCTTCGACGTGAGACGCTTTTTCTGGAATACGCGGTATGCCTCTCGGAACATCCTGCCCATATCGGTCCCCTGGAGCCGTATGGATTCAGGCCCGGCCGCGTCCAGGAACATCATGAAGGCTCCCGTATCATTTGTGAGAGGACACTGGAGAAAGGCGTCGCCGGCAAAGACAATGAGACCCACACGGTCTCCCTTCAGGGAGCCGACGATCCACTTGACGGCATCCTTCGCGCGATCAAGACGGCTGGGTTTCACGTCCCTGGCAGTCATGGAACGGCTCACATCGAGAGCGATGAGAACGTCGGAGCCCTCGCTGTTAACCTCGCGAATCTTTTCCCCCCACTGGGGCCTCAGAAGCAGAATAACACATAACAGGACTGATGTGATGATGATGCCCGTCTTTATACGCGATATGACCTTTGATCCGCGGACAAATCCAGCAGCGGCCCGGCCGCGGCCAGTCAGGATCCCCATGGCTCTTCTTTTCCAGAACAGGTAGAGCCCATAAACGACCAGGACGAGAAAGGCCACAAGGGCGATATATATGACGTATGCCATGTTGCCGAATGTGATCATGGTATTTTCCTGTAATATGCCGAACGCATCAGTATCTCAACGAAAAAGAGTGAAACGGCAAGAATGAGAAAAATCTCGAACTTGTCATAGAACTCATGGTATATCTTCAGGTCCACTTCGCTTTTTTCCAGCATGTTGATCTCTTTCATGTTATCCCAGAAAACCCCGCTGGACGTGGCGCGGTAGAATTTGCCTCCCGTAAGAGACGATGCCTGCTCCAGCATGGCCGGGTCGAAGTGGTTCACCAGGTAGCGCTTGCCGAAGAATCCCCCGGGATTAGGATAGGAGACGCGCCCCTCGCTGCCGATTCCCACGCTGTATATCTTTATCCCCAGATCTTTGCACGTTTCTGCAGCAGTCTCGGGATCGATGGTGC
This genomic interval carries:
- a CDS encoding peptide ABC transporter ATP-binding protein translates to MSNAIDTLLQVRNLGVTFHLSEREVMAVRDVSFSLARGETLGLVGESGCGKSVTAFSILRLVSPPGEIISGEVIYGGRNIVAMTSEEVRSIRGKDIAMIFQEPMTSLNPVFSIGFQISESIMLHSGAAKKDARDLTIEMLGLVGIPNAEKRFDSYPHEFSGGMRQRVMIAMALSASPSVLIADEPTTALDVTIQAQILDLLLEIQQKKNMSLLLITHDLGIVANIADNIAIMYAGEIVETGKTGDIFSNPGHPYTRGLFEAIPRVGETRDRLRTIPGIVPTISSIPQGCVFYPRCHLRTEECLSDAVVLREISPGHSVRCIKA
- a CDS encoding serine hydroxymethyltransferase (catalyzes the reaction of glycine with 5,10-methylenetetrahydrofolate to form L-serine and tetrahydrofolate), which encodes MNKDYSLKQTDSDVYRILQDENKRQEESLILIASENYVSRAVLEASSSTMTNKYAEGYPGKRYYNGCRHVDEVESLAIERIKKLFGADYANVQPHSGAQANMSVMMSLVKPGDTYMGMNLSHGGHLSHGSPVNFSGLYFNVVSYGVTRDTNLIDYDEVARVAREHKPKLIIAGASAYPRIIDFEKFSEIAREVGAKLMVDIAHIAGLVAAGLHPSPVPLADFVTMTTHKTLRGPRGGVILAKEEYEKDVNKFLFPGTQGGPQMHSIAAKAVAFKEALEPSFKDYQKQVIKNAAVLAESLMSRGFNITSGGTDNHLMLVDLRNKNITGKDAANRLDEAGITCNKNGVPFDDKSPFVTSGIRLGSPALTTRGLKEDDFKKIGTLIADICENMEDESVLKRVRGSVKEICQAHPTDFLRL
- a CDS encoding nucleoside triphosphate pyrophosphohydrolase; this translates as MQFKEKLPLYLLAEITSILRAENGCAWDREQTSQSLKPYLIEESYELYDAIESGDADHIREELGDLLYQIYAHAQIAMEESRFTIDDVASDISRKLIRRHPHVFGNEEARTSGEVMEQWEKIKKVEKSHRESILDGVPKHLPALLKAYRIQQKASRIGFDWEKIDDVFKKIYEEIDEFKEALEKKDMHNMTEEAGDLLFSIVNVLRFVKINPEEALQKTVNKFITRFRHIEKRTGEMGRAMEDMTLKELDELWDEAKRQ